Proteins from one Triticum aestivum cultivar Chinese Spring chromosome 7A, IWGSC CS RefSeq v2.1, whole genome shotgun sequence genomic window:
- the LOC123154443 gene encoding egg cell-secreted protein 1.1-like, producing MASSGSLLPSLLALLLLQVAATASAATTTNFVRAADLAERLEGAVTRQCREALLDIRSCTGEIILFFLNGEAYLGPGCCRAIRVIEQRCWAADLMLSVIGFTPEEGDMLKGYCDAGDDDNGPHHSAGGSSPAPPPHRALGADGVASGGTVAAVAGRKGLGSPLG from the coding sequence atggcctcgtcaggctctCTCCTTCCCTCCCTGCTGGCGTTGCTCCTGCTCCAGGTCGCCGCCACTGCGTCGGCGGCGACTACGACGAATTTCGTCCGGGCGGCCGACCTCGCCGAGCGGCTGGAGGGAGCGGTGACGCGGCAGTGCCGGGAGGCGCTGCTGGACATCAGGTCGTGCACGGGGGAgatcatcctcttcttcctcaaCGGCGAGGCGTACCTGGGGCCCGGCTGCTGCCGCGCCATCCGCGTCATCGAGCAGCGCTGCTGGGCCGCCGACCTCATGCTGTCCGTCATCGGGTTCACCCCGGAGGAGGGGGACATGCTCAAGGGCTACTGCGACGCGGGCGACGACGACAACGGGCCTCACCATAGCGCAGGCGGATCATCTCCGGCCCCGCCGCCTCATCGTGCTCTTGGCGCCGACGGCGTTGCAAGTGGCGGCACCGTGGCCGCCGTGGCGGGAAGGAAAGGGCTCGGTTCGCCGTTAGGCTga